Proteins co-encoded in one Luteitalea sp. genomic window:
- a CDS encoding family 43 glycosylhydrolase — protein MLIAVVVGLDDRDTAAAPSPELLTLQGDVAGVHDPAVIKAQDRYYVFSTGGRASQGVIPIRTSDDLRSWKLAGHVLESLPSWATDAIPRARNAWAPDIALFNSRYHLYYSISSFGSRDSAIGLLTTPTLDATNPSHGWKDEGMVLRSYEARDDWNAIDPNLIIEDERSAWLAWGSFWDGIKMRRVDPATGKLSTSDTTMHSLSSRPRQQPTNGAVEAPFIVHRGDYWYLFVSFDRCCRGPKSTYRVVVGRSRLVTGPYVDKTGRSMTEGGGSLVIEATTDTWRGPGHQAVLQDDGQDYLFFHAYYGAGRGRGSALQISTMVWEDGWPRVGALR, from the coding sequence ATGCTCATTGCGGTTGTCGTGGGACTCGACGACCGAGACACGGCAGCGGCGCCGTCCCCAGAGCTCCTGACACTCCAAGGGGATGTCGCCGGCGTGCACGATCCGGCGGTCATCAAGGCGCAAGACAGGTACTACGTCTTCAGCACGGGCGGCCGCGCGAGCCAAGGGGTGATCCCCATCCGGACGTCGGATGACCTGAGGTCCTGGAAGCTCGCTGGTCACGTGCTCGAATCGCTGCCGTCGTGGGCGACCGATGCGATCCCCCGCGCGAGGAACGCGTGGGCACCCGACATCGCGCTCTTCAACAGCAGGTATCATCTCTATTACTCCATCTCGTCGTTCGGCAGTCGCGACTCGGCGATTGGCTTGCTCACGACGCCCACCCTCGACGCGACCAACCCCAGCCACGGATGGAAAGACGAGGGCATGGTCTTGCGCTCATACGAGGCAAGGGACGACTGGAACGCGATTGACCCGAACTTGATCATCGAAGACGAGAGGAGCGCGTGGCTCGCGTGGGGAAGCTTCTGGGACGGGATAAAGATGAGACGGGTCGATCCCGCGACCGGAAAGCTCTCGACCAGCGACACGACGATGCACTCGTTGAGTAGCCGGCCACGCCAGCAGCCAACCAATGGGGCCGTGGAGGCGCCGTTCATCGTGCACCGGGGTGATTACTGGTATCTCTTCGTCTCGTTCGATCGGTGCTGCCGCGGTCCCAAAAGCACGTACCGCGTGGTGGTTGGGCGTTCGCGTCTCGTGACTGGGCCCTACGTCGACAAGACCGGCCGCAGCATGACCGAAGGTGGCGGCTCACTGGTCATCGAGGCGACAACCGACACGTGGCGTGGACCTGGACATCAGGCGGTCTTGCAGGATGACGGGCAGGACTATCTCTTCTTCCACGCGTATTACGGCGCCGGCCGCGGGCGCGGATCGGCGTTGCAGATCTCGACGATGGTGTGGGAGGATGGCTGGCCTCGCGTCGGTGCGCTACGGTGA
- a CDS encoding PQQ-binding-like beta-propeller repeat protein, producing the protein MRKDRTGSRTHVIAAAGCILTAALTLVAAGQREAATDGWLQWGGPQRNFVVQSPSLASSWPAEGPQRVWSRPLGDGHSAILVDEGRLYTMYRPAPSQPGQEWADEEIVVALEEATGKTIWEHRYPSRPLDFKFGAGPYATPLIIGRRLFTVGTNNQLYAFDKVTGKVEWSHDLVEDFGAQERLIRPAIKAGISSSPLAYDDTILVMAGGKGQAVMAFDQATGEVVWKSGDFNISQASPILIDVDGETQLVAFGGMDVNGLDPATGRLLWSHPHDTSGDMNISTPLWGPGDLLFVTSAYNGGSRMLQLGGNGTSTRVDERWFTNRLRVHIGTVIRLDDFIVGSSGDFGPTPLTAIDVKTGEVLWQDRSFSRANLLNAGGRLVILDEDGVLGLAEATRAGLAVLARAEVLTNRAWTAPSLVGASLYARDRQQILKLDLPTS; encoded by the coding sequence ATGCGGAAAGATCGGACTGGATCGCGCACGCACGTGATTGCGGCCGCCGGCTGCATCCTCACTGCTGCCTTGACTCTTGTCGCGGCCGGACAACGCGAAGCGGCCACGGATGGATGGCTCCAGTGGGGCGGCCCGCAGCGAAACTTTGTCGTACAGTCGCCGTCGCTCGCCAGTAGTTGGCCCGCCGAAGGTCCGCAGCGCGTGTGGAGCCGGCCGCTCGGAGACGGCCATTCGGCCATTCTCGTAGACGAGGGGCGGCTGTACACGATGTATCGTCCGGCGCCTTCGCAGCCCGGCCAGGAGTGGGCAGACGAGGAAATCGTCGTCGCCTTGGAGGAGGCGACGGGTAAGACAATCTGGGAGCACCGCTACCCTTCGCGTCCGTTGGACTTCAAGTTCGGCGCAGGACCGTACGCGACCCCCCTCATCATCGGCCGGCGCCTCTTCACAGTAGGCACCAACAATCAGCTCTACGCCTTTGACAAGGTGACCGGGAAGGTGGAATGGTCGCACGATCTGGTCGAGGACTTTGGTGCGCAGGAGCGCCTCATCAGGCCAGCGATCAAGGCCGGCATCTCGTCGAGTCCCCTCGCTTACGACGACACCATCCTTGTCATGGCGGGAGGCAAGGGGCAGGCGGTCATGGCGTTCGACCAAGCCACGGGAGAGGTCGTCTGGAAGAGCGGCGACTTCAACATCTCGCAGGCATCGCCCATCCTGATCGATGTGGATGGAGAGACGCAGCTCGTCGCCTTCGGCGGGATGGATGTCAACGGTCTCGACCCCGCGACCGGGAGGCTGCTCTGGAGCCACCCGCACGACACCAGCGGCGACATGAACATCAGCACGCCGCTCTGGGGCCCCGGCGACCTGCTGTTCGTGACCTCTGCTTACAACGGTGGCTCCCGGATGCTCCAACTGGGAGGCAACGGGACGAGCACACGCGTCGACGAACGGTGGTTCACCAACCGCCTGCGCGTCCACATCGGCACGGTGATCAGGCTCGACGACTTCATCGTTGGGTCGAGCGGGGACTTCGGCCCGACGCCGCTGACCGCGATCGACGTCAAGACCGGCGAGGTGCTCTGGCAGGATCGCAGCTTCAGCCGTGCGAATCTCCTGAACGCCGGCGGCAGGCTCGTCATCCTCGACGAGGACGGGGTCTTGGGGCTGGCCGAAGCGACGCGAGCGGGTCTCGCAGTGCTCGCGCGGGCGGAGGTGCTGACCAACCGGGCGTGGACGGCGCCGTCGCTCGTCGGTGCATCTCTCTATGCACGCGACCGACAGCAAATCCTGAAGCTCGACCTCCCAACATCGTGA
- a CDS encoding acyl-CoA thioesterase — MMKQGALVLSEHRHRRRVQFYETDLAGIVHFSWYFRYMEEAEHALWRTAGLSVAPRGSEIGWARVSATCDFQRPLRFEEEFEVWIRVAAVTRKTIKYVCEVTRGDTKIAEGSMTVICVRMRPGEAIEAIDIPSEITARLRVSQPAGGTA, encoded by the coding sequence ATGATGAAGCAAGGAGCGCTCGTGCTCAGTGAGCATCGGCATCGGCGGCGTGTCCAATTCTACGAGACGGATCTTGCCGGTATCGTGCACTTCAGTTGGTACTTTCGTTACATGGAAGAAGCGGAGCACGCGCTCTGGCGCACGGCGGGTCTCAGTGTTGCGCCACGCGGCTCCGAGATTGGCTGGGCGCGCGTCTCGGCGACCTGTGACTTCCAGCGGCCGCTCCGATTCGAAGAAGAGTTCGAGGTCTGGATTCGTGTGGCAGCGGTCACCCGCAAGACGATCAAGTATGTGTGTGAGGTCACTCGAGGCGATACGAAGATCGCAGAGGGATCGATGACGGTCATCTGTGTGCGAATGCGTCCCGGCGAGGCAATCGAAGCCATCGATATTCCATCGGAGATCACCGCGCGCCTCCGGGTCTCACAACCGGCGGGAGGAACAGCGTGA
- a CDS encoding M28 family peptidase, with protein sequence MRRSMRLRVAMTLSLFVTATPIAQERMEAPGQETIRQQDLRADLFFLASDGFRGRLTDTPENALAASFIESRFARLGLKPAGPNGSYYQRYNLMKATLGEGNALDLRRSSSAEIHMRPGQDYYPQRFSANARAQGEVVFAGFGITSPAHQYDDYGDAVRGRIVLVLDHEPRERDPKSPFDGVVTTQKAVAIEKALAAQAKGATGILFVADVHNHPEEENFESEWRSYWPSAPPIIERYTLARWSERVRIPAAQISPTLAATLVSGTGRTLGDLAKSAETPNGIEPVPLPGVEVKLSSSIDHHLVPDQNVVALLEGEDPTLKEEAIIVCAHYDHNGADEGGEVLNGADDNGSGIVALLEIAEAYVEAAKRGQRPRRSILFAAWNSEERGLLGAWAYTEQPLIPLAQTIAVLNMDMVGRNEEVPVGGGGRFRGLEVQTAQSNENAVNLVGSTRVPDLAAEVERVNQDIGLELKKRYDNNPSNLLRRSDQWPFLQKGVPAIWFHTGLHPDYHTQYDAPEKINYGKMEKIARLVYQVSWRLANAGTRPSPPTMPTADDDEARSARAQ encoded by the coding sequence ATGAGGAGATCGATGAGACTTCGTGTTGCAATGACGCTCAGCCTGTTCGTGACCGCCACACCAATCGCCCAGGAGCGCATGGAGGCGCCGGGCCAAGAGACGATCCGTCAGCAAGATCTGCGCGCAGACCTATTCTTTCTGGCAAGCGACGGCTTCCGCGGCCGGCTCACGGACACGCCCGAGAATGCGCTTGCGGCATCGTTCATCGAATCGCGCTTCGCGCGGCTCGGCTTGAAGCCGGCTGGCCCGAACGGGTCGTACTACCAGCGCTACAACCTCATGAAAGCCACGCTGGGTGAGGGGAATGCGCTCGACCTGCGGCGATCATCGTCCGCCGAGATCCACATGCGTCCCGGGCAGGACTACTACCCACAGCGCTTCAGCGCGAATGCCCGGGCGCAGGGAGAGGTCGTGTTCGCGGGATTCGGCATCACGTCGCCGGCCCATCAGTACGACGATTATGGTGATGCGGTTCGCGGCCGGATTGTGCTGGTGCTCGACCACGAGCCGAGGGAGCGCGACCCCAAGAGCCCGTTCGACGGTGTGGTGACGACGCAGAAGGCAGTGGCGATCGAGAAGGCGTTGGCTGCACAGGCGAAGGGCGCCACCGGTATTCTCTTCGTCGCCGACGTTCACAATCACCCGGAGGAGGAGAACTTCGAGTCGGAGTGGCGCAGCTATTGGCCGTCGGCGCCGCCGATCATCGAACGCTACACGCTGGCACGTTGGAGCGAGCGCGTACGCATCCCGGCGGCGCAGATCTCGCCCACGCTGGCGGCGACGCTGGTCAGTGGCACCGGCCGCACACTTGGCGATCTCGCGAAGAGTGCCGAAACGCCGAACGGCATAGAGCCAGTACCGCTGCCCGGTGTGGAGGTGAAGCTATCCTCATCTATCGATCACCATCTCGTGCCGGACCAAAACGTCGTTGCCTTGCTCGAGGGCGAAGATCCCACCTTGAAAGAGGAAGCGATCATCGTGTGTGCGCACTATGATCACAATGGGGCAGACGAGGGCGGAGAGGTGCTCAATGGTGCTGACGACAATGGGTCTGGCATCGTGGCGCTTCTGGAGATCGCCGAAGCGTACGTCGAAGCGGCCAAGCGGGGTCAGCGGCCGCGCCGGTCGATTCTCTTTGCCGCCTGGAATTCGGAGGAACGCGGGCTCCTTGGTGCGTGGGCCTACACCGAGCAGCCACTCATCCCGCTGGCACAAACCATCGCAGTGTTGAACATGGATATGGTCGGTCGGAACGAAGAGGTGCCGGTGGGCGGCGGGGGGCGCTTTCGTGGACTCGAAGTGCAGACCGCCCAGTCCAATGAGAACGCCGTGAACCTGGTGGGCAGCACGCGGGTGCCCGACCTTGCTGCTGAAGTGGAGCGTGTCAATCAGGACATTGGCCTAGAGCTCAAGAAACGCTACGACAACAATCCCTCGAACCTGCTCCGTCGCAGCGACCAGTGGCCGTTCTTGCAGAAGGGTGTCCCGGCAATCTGGTTCCACACTGGGTTGCATCCCGACTATCACACCCAGTACGACGCCCCCGAGAAGATCAACTACGGCAAGATGGAGAAGATCGCACGGCTGGTCTACCAGGTGAGTTGGCGTTTGGCGAACGCCGGCACGCGGCCCTCGCCGCCGACCATGCCGACCGCAGACGATGATGAAGCAAGGAGCGCTCGTGCTCAGTGA
- a CDS encoding FAD-dependent oxidoreductase has product MNKIYDAIVIGAGINGLTAAAYLARAGRRILVVERREVLGGVAAAEEIAPGCRVSPCVDDVGWIPRQMVRELDLPRHGFDDVAPSTRVAAARRDGGWLTFSDDVAGTAAALRRYSPADAQRWPLFAQQMAPLAGFLEALYSSPAPRVDVRSAADAFRLLGVGRRLRGLGKRGMVELLRTVPMAVAELVEDWFEDQALQGTLAAAAVKGVRQGPRSPGTAFLLLHRHVGGRAGMFHSRPRVQGGAGILVAALATAVTHHGGEMLRAAEVTGIRVEQGRCQGVVLADGQEIDSALVISSADARRTFLQLMDPWHLDPTFVQAVRNIRYRGVTTKINLVLSALPRLRDFNANGNAAPLPDIVSIAPSIETVERAYDAAKYGQVSADPYLEVTFPAVATGVPSANVDLSAEARSAKVDRALRVMSVHVQYTPYDVRGSLWDEASRDALGNSVVGRLTELMPDLQDLIVHRQVLTPRDIEETYAVTEGSLSHGELALDQILFMRPVPGWAEYRTPIEGLFLCGAACHPGNGVAGGAGRLAARKVLGES; this is encoded by the coding sequence ATGAACAAGATTTATGACGCGATCGTGATCGGCGCTGGCATCAATGGGCTAACCGCCGCCGCGTATCTAGCGCGTGCCGGCAGGCGCATCCTCGTGGTCGAGCGACGGGAGGTCCTTGGCGGCGTCGCCGCAGCCGAAGAGATCGCACCTGGATGTCGCGTGAGCCCCTGTGTGGACGATGTGGGATGGATTCCTCGACAGATGGTGCGTGAGCTCGACCTCCCGCGTCACGGCTTCGATGACGTGGCGCCGAGCACGCGCGTCGCCGCGGCACGCCGCGATGGAGGGTGGCTCACTTTCTCGGACGATGTTGCCGGCACGGCCGCAGCCTTGCGCAGGTATTCGCCGGCCGACGCCCAGCGATGGCCACTGTTCGCCCAGCAAATGGCGCCGCTGGCGGGATTCCTCGAAGCCCTTTACTCGTCGCCGGCGCCTCGGGTCGACGTGCGCTCGGCAGCGGATGCTTTCCGGTTACTCGGGGTGGGCCGTCGTTTGCGTGGCCTGGGAAAGCGGGGCATGGTGGAGCTGCTACGCACCGTGCCGATGGCGGTCGCAGAGCTGGTGGAGGACTGGTTCGAAGACCAGGCGCTGCAAGGTACGCTGGCGGCGGCGGCTGTCAAAGGCGTGCGCCAGGGACCGCGCTCACCGGGCACTGCGTTTCTGCTGCTGCATCGGCATGTTGGCGGGCGAGCGGGTATGTTCCATTCGCGGCCGCGCGTCCAAGGAGGCGCTGGAATCCTGGTGGCCGCCCTGGCGACAGCGGTCACCCATCACGGTGGAGAGATGCTCCGTGCTGCCGAGGTGACCGGAATTCGGGTCGAGCAAGGGCGCTGCCAAGGCGTTGTGCTAGCCGATGGCCAGGAGATTGACTCGGCCCTCGTGATCTCGAGTGCTGATGCGCGCCGCACATTCTTGCAGTTGATGGATCCCTGGCATCTGGATCCGACATTCGTCCAGGCCGTCCGTAATATTCGATACCGTGGCGTCACGACCAAGATCAACCTCGTGCTGTCGGCCCTTCCGCGCTTGCGCGATTTCAACGCCAACGGCAATGCTGCGCCGCTACCGGACATCGTGAGCATCGCACCGAGTATCGAGACCGTCGAGCGTGCATACGACGCGGCCAAATACGGCCAAGTCTCCGCCGACCCGTACCTCGAAGTGACGTTCCCTGCGGTCGCCACCGGTGTACCTAGCGCGAACGTGGACTTGTCCGCCGAAGCGCGAAGCGCGAAGGTGGACCGTGCGCTCCGGGTCATGTCGGTGCACGTGCAGTACACGCCCTACGACGTTCGCGGCAGCCTGTGGGACGAGGCAAGCCGCGACGCGTTGGGCAACAGCGTCGTCGGCCGGCTCACGGAGCTCATGCCGGATCTCCAGGATCTCATCGTGCACCGACAGGTGCTCACGCCGCGCGACATCGAGGAGACGTATGCCGTGACCGAAGGGAGCCTGAGTCACGGCGAGCTGGCCCTGGACCAGATTCTCTTCATGCGTCCCGTGCCGGGCTGGGCGGAGTATCGCACGCCAATCGAGGGGCTTTTCCTGTGTGGCGCCGCCTGCCATCCAGGTAACGGCGTGGCAGGCGGCGCGGGCCGCCTGGCTGCGAGGAAGGTGCTTGGGGAGTCTTGA
- a CDS encoding NAD(P)-binding protein gives MTNHYDAIVIGGGHNGLVNAAYLARAGLRVLVLERRPLVGGAAVTEEIVPGFRFSVFSYVVSLLRPEIIRELDLPRHGLHILPLESTFTPLPTGDYLATWADPDQTRRELYRHSPRDAEAYVDFGQLMGRMGMAVKPLLNLLPPDPTSLRPRELRGLLSLGRHVRSLSEADLYALCKLMTMSASDFLDEWFECEAFKATKSASGIIGTFLGPRSPGTAYVLLHHYMGEIDGVFRAWGFAKGGTGGVSEAIASAARSYGAEIRTDAPVDHVMSKGGRVQGVVLGDGAELRAKIVVSSLDPRRTFLELLDPGELPGELVTAVQRYKFRGSSAKVNLALEALPSFTSLPGVGPHLRGGISISPSIDYLERAYDDAKYGQFSRRPYMDIVIPSMIDPSMAPPGKHVMSIFVQYAPYALEGGWSDQQRDRLGETVIETLAEHAPNIRAVIRHMQIITPADIEQTIGLSEGNIFQGELALHQLFFLRPVPGWARYTTPIHGLYQCGSATHPGGGIMGAPGRLAARQILKESARPLGRASTRRGFARHHPHEQDL, from the coding sequence ATGACCAACCACTACGACGCAATCGTCATTGGCGGTGGGCACAATGGGCTGGTCAATGCCGCCTATCTCGCGCGTGCCGGGCTGCGTGTGTTGGTCCTCGAGCGTCGCCCCCTGGTCGGCGGCGCCGCGGTGACTGAAGAGATCGTGCCGGGCTTTCGTTTTTCGGTCTTCTCGTACGTTGTCAGCCTGCTCCGCCCGGAGATTATTCGCGAGCTCGATTTGCCCCGACATGGCCTGCACATCCTGCCTCTCGAGAGTACCTTCACGCCGCTGCCAACGGGAGACTATCTCGCAACATGGGCGGATCCCGACCAGACGAGGCGCGAGCTGTATCGCCACTCGCCACGAGACGCCGAAGCGTACGTCGACTTCGGACAGCTCATGGGACGCATGGGGATGGCCGTCAAGCCGCTGTTGAATCTCCTGCCACCCGATCCCACATCGCTCCGACCGCGGGAGCTCCGCGGCCTGTTGTCGTTGGGACGCCACGTCCGCTCCCTTTCGGAAGCGGATCTCTACGCGCTCTGCAAGCTCATGACAATGAGCGCGTCGGATTTTCTGGATGAGTGGTTCGAGTGCGAGGCGTTCAAGGCGACCAAGTCAGCGAGCGGCATCATCGGGACATTCCTCGGCCCGCGCTCGCCGGGCACCGCGTACGTGCTGCTGCACCATTACATGGGGGAGATCGATGGCGTGTTTCGTGCGTGGGGATTTGCCAAGGGCGGTACAGGGGGCGTGAGCGAGGCGATTGCCTCCGCCGCGCGGAGTTACGGCGCAGAGATTCGCACCGACGCGCCCGTGGACCACGTGATGAGCAAGGGCGGCCGAGTACAGGGCGTCGTCCTCGGCGATGGCGCCGAGCTTCGCGCGAAGATTGTCGTGTCCAGCTTGGATCCCCGCCGGACGTTTCTCGAGCTGCTCGACCCCGGCGAGCTCCCAGGAGAGCTCGTCACGGCGGTCCAACGGTACAAGTTTCGCGGCTCCTCGGCCAAGGTGAATCTCGCGCTGGAGGCGCTCCCGAGCTTCACCAGCCTACCGGGTGTTGGCCCACACCTCAGAGGGGGGATCTCCATCAGCCCGAGCATCGACTATCTCGAGCGCGCATACGACGACGCGAAGTATGGCCAGTTCTCGCGGCGGCCATACATGGACATCGTGATTCCCTCGATGATCGATCCCAGCATGGCGCCACCAGGGAAGCACGTCATGTCGATCTTCGTGCAGTACGCGCCGTACGCTCTGGAAGGGGGCTGGTCCGACCAGCAGCGCGACCGCCTCGGTGAGACGGTGATCGAGACACTGGCCGAGCACGCGCCGAATATCCGGGCGGTGATTCGCCACATGCAGATCATCACACCAGCGGACATCGAGCAGACCATCGGCCTGTCGGAGGGGAACATCTTTCAAGGAGAATTGGCACTGCATCAGCTCTTCTTCTTGCGCCCCGTCCCCGGCTGGGCGCGGTACACCACGCCAATCCACGGGCTCTACCAGTGTGGCTCGGCGACACACCCTGGCGGCGGCATCATGGGCGCGCCGGGGCGTCTTGCCGCGCGCCAGATTCTGAAGGAGAGCGCCCGACCTTTAGGTCGGGCGAGCACGCGCAGAGGCTTTGCACGACATCACCCGCATGAACAAGATTTATGA
- a CDS encoding aminomethyl transferase family protein: protein MLERTPFHARTSALMQGASWRRWAGFVVAGSYELTHDREYAAIRSAAALIDVSPLHKYRIAGPDAARFLDRIVTRDVSRCALGQVLYTPWCEADGKVIEDGTVSRLEDHRFRLTSAEPNLRWLQQNAPGLDVSIDDESDEIAALALQGPASRAILAQLAGEELQQLRYFRAASARLADVPVTVSRTGYTGDLGYELWVHRDDGERIWDVLVEVGTPYGLVPAGLVAMDIARIEAGLLLLGVDYISARDALIEAQKSSPFELNLGWAVNLKKPRFIGRSALLAERAHGSAWAFVGIEVEWDGLEQLYTDVGLPPQLPALPWRTSVPLYAQGRQIGYGTSGCWSPLLKRSLALAHVEQAFAEPGTMVEIEVTVEHRRKRASARVRRLPFFEPERKRA from the coding sequence ATGCTCGAGCGCACACCGTTCCACGCCCGCACGTCCGCCCTCATGCAAGGTGCTAGCTGGCGCCGCTGGGCGGGCTTCGTCGTGGCTGGCTCGTACGAGCTCACGCACGATCGCGAGTACGCCGCCATTCGAAGCGCCGCCGCGCTCATCGACGTCTCTCCGTTGCACAAGTACCGTATCGCGGGGCCAGACGCCGCTCGCTTCCTGGACCGCATCGTCACGCGCGACGTCTCCCGGTGCGCGCTGGGTCAGGTGCTCTACACGCCCTGGTGCGAGGCAGACGGCAAGGTCATCGAGGATGGTACGGTCTCGCGCCTCGAGGATCACCGATTTCGGCTCACCTCGGCGGAGCCAAATCTGCGCTGGCTCCAGCAGAACGCCCCCGGCCTCGACGTGAGCATTGACGATGAGTCGGATGAGATTGCCGCGTTGGCCTTGCAAGGTCCCGCGTCGCGAGCCATCCTCGCGCAGCTCGCCGGCGAGGAGCTTCAGCAGCTCAGGTATTTCCGTGCCGCATCCGCTCGACTTGCCGATGTGCCGGTGACCGTTTCTCGCACCGGCTACACAGGCGACCTCGGGTACGAGCTGTGGGTCCACCGTGACGACGGCGAGCGGATCTGGGATGTGTTGGTCGAGGTCGGTACGCCGTACGGTTTGGTGCCGGCGGGACTCGTCGCGATGGATATCGCCCGCATCGAGGCAGGCCTGCTGCTGCTTGGTGTCGATTACATCTCGGCGCGGGATGCACTGATCGAGGCGCAGAAGTCTTCCCCATTCGAGTTGAATCTCGGCTGGGCGGTCAACTTGAAGAAGCCGCGGTTCATCGGTCGGTCCGCGTTGCTCGCCGAACGGGCCCACGGCTCGGCCTGGGCCTTTGTAGGGATCGAAGTCGAGTGGGATGGGCTCGAGCAACTTTATACGGACGTTGGGTTGCCGCCACAGCTACCGGCGCTGCCATGGCGCACGAGCGTGCCACTCTATGCTCAGGGTCGCCAGATCGGCTACGGGACCAGCGGATGTTGGTCGCCGTTGCTCAAGCGTTCGCTCGCGCTTGCGCACGTCGAGCAGGCCTTTGCGGAGCCCGGCACGATGGTCGAGATAGAGGTAACCGTCGAGCATCGGCGGAAGCGTGCCAGTGCGCGCGTGCGGCGTTTACCGTTCTTCGAGCCGGAACGGAAGCGGGCGTGA
- a CDS encoding type II toxin-antitoxin system prevent-host-death family antitoxin, whose amino-acid sequence MGKLRSAQYYNVARAKAHFSELVREALLGEEVIIAKDNKPLLKLVPLEPRGPRTPGSAKGQVHMAPDFDETPADFHDYV is encoded by the coding sequence ATGGGTAAGCTTCGATCGGCACAGTACTACAACGTCGCCAGGGCCAAGGCACACTTCTCGGAGCTCGTGCGCGAAGCGCTGCTCGGTGAAGAGGTGATCATCGCGAAAGACAACAAGCCGCTGTTGAAGTTGGTGCCGCTCGAGCCACGCGGGCCGCGCACACCCGGTTCTGCCAAGGGCCAGGTCCACATGGCTCCGGATTTCGACGAGACGCCGGCCGACTTCCACGACTACGTCTGA
- a CDS encoding PIN domain-containing protein, with protein sequence MRLLLDTHTFLWWVDDDKRLSRAARAAIRDRENECLVSLASCWELTIKVSLGKLSLESSVEQFVPTHTAINGFRLLPIEFSHTGRVARLPFHHRDPFDRMLAAQALVERLAIVSADPIFRRYGVKRVW encoded by the coding sequence ATGCGGCTCTTGCTGGATACGCATACGTTCCTGTGGTGGGTCGACGATGACAAGCGGCTCTCTCGCGCAGCGCGTGCGGCAATCAGAGATCGAGAGAACGAGTGCCTCGTCAGCCTCGCGAGCTGTTGGGAGCTTACGATCAAGGTCAGTCTGGGGAAGTTGAGTCTCGAATCGAGCGTCGAACAGTTCGTGCCGACCCACACCGCCATCAACGGCTTCAGGCTCCTGCCCATCGAGTTTTCACACACGGGGCGCGTCGCTCGTCTGCCCTTCCATCATCGCGACCCCTTCGACCGCATGCTGGCCGCCCAGGCGCTCGTCGAACGTCTCGCTATCGTCTCTGCAGACCCCATCTTTCGGCGCTACGGCGTGAAGCGAGTCTGGTAG